Proteins from a single region of Belliella baltica DSM 15883:
- a CDS encoding nuclear transport factor 2 family protein has product MNIKEKIEDLIKLMLSGKQMDAFEKYYHEDVVMQENSKPPMVGKSANREREIQGMQMIETFHGAEVKAVAVGDNVTMVEWEFDVTYKGAPRMKMCQVAVQKWKDGQIIHERFYYSTN; this is encoded by the coding sequence AAGACCTAATCAAGCTAATGCTGTCGGGCAAACAAATGGATGCTTTTGAAAAGTATTATCATGAAGATGTAGTAATGCAGGAAAACTCCAAACCCCCAATGGTTGGCAAATCAGCCAACAGGGAAAGGGAAATTCAAGGGATGCAGATGATTGAAACGTTTCACGGAGCAGAAGTAAAAGCAGTTGCCGTGGGCGACAATGTGACTATGGTAGAATGGGAATTTGATGTCACCTACAAAGGCGCGCCCCGCATGAAAATGTGCCAGGTGGCCGTGCAAAAATGGAAGGACGGCCAAATTATTCATGAACGTTTTTATTATTCAACTAACTAA
- a CDS encoding DoxX family protein, with amino-acid sequence MEKQTKSKTRKIAAWVIIGLVGALVIMSATMKLTHAEELVTNFTKWGLIDNLTFIGIGELIFIILFIIPRTSSLGFLLLTAHFGGAIATHLQHEESFIMPAIILTVIWIGNYLRNPEMLASFTKK; translated from the coding sequence ATGGAAAAGCAAACAAAGAGTAAAACAAGAAAAATTGCCGCATGGGTGATAATTGGACTAGTGGGTGCGTTGGTTATTATGAGCGCCACCATGAAACTGACACACGCTGAAGAATTGGTAACTAATTTCACTAAATGGGGATTGATTGATAACCTCACGTTTATAGGAATTGGCGAATTGATTTTCATCATTTTATTTATTATTCCCAGAACATCCTCCCTTGGGTTTCTTTTGTTAACCGCCCACTTTGGTGGAGCCATTGCCACTCATCTACAACATGAGGAATCGTTTATAATGCCTGCCATTATTTTGACTGTGATCTGGATTGGTAATTACCTGCGCAATCCCGAAATGCTGGCAAGTTTTACGAAAAAATAA
- a CDS encoding NAD(P)-dependent oxidoreductase, with translation MDIKAIAVLGANGRTGIEIVKQALEKGWVVKALVRDKQKIKLANPNLQVIEGNPMRIDDVRKVIKETHAIFVALNIGRKSDLPWAKVTSPLDLLYTSMKNIIFAMNENGVKRVITVSAWGTGDSYKETNWIFKFLIKKTNVGVAYAGHEDQERVLRTSGLKWTSVRPVGLSSSEKQKQVRVSIKGDKKLNMTISRKDVARFMLDIVDDEKYYQQELSISSE, from the coding sequence ATGGACATAAAAGCAATAGCCGTATTAGGCGCCAATGGCCGAACTGGAATTGAAATTGTAAAACAAGCCCTGGAAAAAGGTTGGGTTGTAAAAGCATTGGTTCGCGACAAACAAAAAATCAAACTTGCAAATCCCAATCTACAAGTCATTGAAGGAAATCCTATGCGTATAGATGATGTGAGGAAAGTTATCAAGGAAACACATGCCATCTTTGTTGCGCTCAACATTGGAAGGAAATCTGACCTGCCTTGGGCAAAAGTGACTTCGCCACTTGATTTATTGTATACAAGTATGAAAAATATAATTTTCGCAATGAATGAAAACGGTGTAAAGCGGGTGATAACTGTTTCAGCCTGGGGAACAGGCGATAGCTACAAAGAAACAAATTGGATATTTAAATTTCTTATCAAAAAGACCAACGTTGGTGTAGCCTACGCAGGTCATGAAGATCAGGAAAGAGTACTTCGTACAAGCGGACTGAAATGGACATCTGTTCGACCGGTTGGCCTTAGCAGCAGTGAAAAGCAGAAGCAAGTTCGGGTAAGCATTAAAGGCGATAAAAAACTAAACATGACCATCAGCCGAAAAGATGTTGCCCGCTTTATGCTGGACATTGTTGATGATGAAAAGTATTACCAGCAAGAACTTTCTATTTCATCAGAATGA
- a CDS encoding dioxygenase family protein, giving the protein MNRSDFIKIMGAATIGFGTSNVKSWANSITGLPEQEVTLPVLFTSHGNPMDIHLPHKANPFLTYLFDLGVDLRKKYPKEIKAILVVSAHWCTKGTYVNVSPWPETIYDFYGFPPEYYTIKYMAPGAPEFAKNVAEAIPAIRTTTEWGFDHGNWPMLRHLFPDANVPVFQMSIDYYQSPQYHYELAVQLKKLRTKGVLIIGSGSVVHNLQLASSRLFKGDKTLYGWDKEFDEWIKQRVVDRDIKSLMNYEKTKFGKMAAPTPDHYVPLIYSMAMLNTNDTIEHTYESLLPAFSDRSFIIESTH; this is encoded by the coding sequence ATGAACCGATCAGACTTTATAAAAATAATGGGAGCAGCAACAATAGGTTTTGGGACTTCAAATGTAAAGAGCTGGGCCAATTCGATAACCGGCTTACCCGAACAGGAAGTAACCCTTCCGGTTCTTTTTACTTCGCACGGAAACCCAATGGACATACACCTTCCTCATAAAGCGAATCCTTTTTTAACTTATCTTTTTGATTTAGGTGTTGACTTACGAAAAAAATATCCAAAAGAAATTAAAGCCATATTGGTAGTATCAGCACACTGGTGTACCAAAGGCACATACGTAAATGTTTCTCCGTGGCCGGAAACGATTTACGATTTTTACGGTTTCCCTCCCGAATATTACACTATAAAATACATGGCTCCAGGTGCTCCGGAATTTGCCAAAAATGTAGCAGAAGCCATCCCTGCAATTAGAACTACAACCGAATGGGGTTTCGATCATGGCAATTGGCCCATGCTTCGTCATCTTTTCCCAGATGCCAATGTACCGGTTTTTCAGATGAGCATTGATTATTATCAATCTCCTCAATACCACTATGAGTTAGCAGTTCAACTGAAGAAATTAAGAACGAAGGGTGTTTTGATTATCGGCAGCGGTTCCGTTGTTCATAATCTTCAATTGGCAAGTTCCAGACTTTTCAAAGGCGATAAAACCTTGTATGGATGGGATAAGGAATTTGATGAATGGATAAAACAGAGAGTGGTGGACCGCGACATAAAAAGTTTGATGAATTATGAAAAAACAAAATTTGGAAAAATGGCTGCCCCGACTCCCGATCATTATGTGCCGCTAATTTATTCTATGGCTATGCTGAATACCAACGATACTATAGAGCACACCTATGAAAGTCTTTTGCCTGCATTTAGCGACCGTAGTTTCATCATTGAATCAACCCATTAA
- a CDS encoding luciferase family protein, producing the protein MTLHYDFELPKRTGAKPTTTPSNPHMQLDQQPKDRKLVDELIGWAFSLPDISKEYSKISVPGAQAMCMSEEKMCTHCNAFMVETEFAHFHPAPDGSMHLGLPQRDVKKVIELGWGELHPVVHKGWLPPNFIMVYAPRNEEEADEIKKIIFRSYQFAIGEISD; encoded by the coding sequence ATGACCTTACATTATGATTTTGAGCTTCCAAAAAGAACAGGAGCCAAACCAACTACCACACCGAGCAATCCTCACATGCAATTGGATCAACAACCAAAAGACAGAAAGCTGGTGGATGAACTCATTGGTTGGGCATTCTCGCTTCCTGATATTTCAAAGGAGTATAGCAAAATCTCTGTACCCGGAGCACAGGCCATGTGTATGTCAGAAGAAAAAATGTGCACACATTGTAATGCTTTTATGGTTGAAACGGAATTTGCGCATTTTCATCCTGCTCCGGATGGCAGTATGCACTTAGGCCTCCCGCAGCGTGATGTAAAAAAAGTAATTGAACTGGGTTGGGGCGAATTGCATCCTGTAGTGCATAAAGGATGGTTGCCGCCAAACTTCATAATGGTTTACGCGCCCAGAAACGAAGAGGAGGCCGATGAGATTAAAAAAATTATTTTTCGCTCCTACCAATTTGCAATAGGTGAAATAAGCGATTAA
- a CDS encoding PaaI family thioesterase: protein MHENDFQILKHAIENMMPANKILGLKIVEITAGSVHIHVPFKEEFIGDFIQGRWHGGILAAIADTAGGVAGATALHSPNDRLNTIDMRIDYLHAAVKADVQAKARIIKQGKTIIKVDVELFQPDNKEPVALARCVYSALRSES, encoded by the coding sequence ATGCACGAAAATGATTTTCAAATATTGAAGCACGCCATCGAAAACATGATGCCTGCTAACAAAATACTCGGTTTAAAAATAGTTGAGATTACAGCAGGCTCGGTTCATATTCATGTTCCATTCAAAGAAGAGTTTATTGGTGATTTTATACAAGGCCGCTGGCATGGAGGTATTCTGGCCGCCATTGCCGATACTGCCGGAGGAGTGGCCGGGGCAACGGCTTTACATTCACCCAATGACAGGCTGAACACCATTGATATGCGCATTGATTATTTACATGCAGCCGTTAAGGCGGATGTACAAGCAAAAGCACGAATAATTAAACAAGGGAAGACAATCATTAAGGTTGATGTAGAATTGTTTCAGCCCGATAATAAAGAACCGGTCGCCCTCGCAAGATGTGTGTATAGCGCATTAAGGAGTGAATCTTAA
- a CDS encoding TetR/AcrR family transcriptional regulator: MDIKDDVSEVILNSAKTIFARYGFKKTTMDEIAHASRKGKSSIYHYFKSKEDIFKAIVEKESDVLSAAIAKAINAETTSEKKIRAYVLTRMKVINKLTNLYSALKDEYLEHYSFIENVRVKYDTEEVNTIKGILKTGVEEGDFKIEDINLTAFALVTALKGLEYPLFIKNNYAKTENRFEGLLNVLFYGIIAR; this comes from the coding sequence ATGGACATTAAAGACGATGTAAGTGAGGTCATCCTAAATTCCGCTAAAACCATCTTTGCCAGATATGGTTTTAAGAAAACCACAATGGATGAAATAGCTCATGCTTCAAGAAAAGGCAAAAGTTCCATCTATCATTACTTCAAAAGCAAAGAAGATATTTTCAAGGCAATCGTTGAAAAGGAATCGGATGTGTTAAGTGCTGCCATAGCAAAAGCAATCAATGCAGAAACTACCTCTGAAAAAAAAATACGGGCTTATGTTTTAACAAGAATGAAAGTTATTAACAAATTAACCAATCTATACAGTGCTTTAAAAGATGAATATCTGGAGCATTACAGTTTCATTGAAAATGTCAGAGTGAAGTATGACACCGAAGAGGTTAACACCATCAAAGGAATATTGAAGACGGGTGTTGAAGAAGGTGATTTTAAAATAGAAGACATCAACCTCACCGCCTTTGCCCTGGTCACAGCACTGAAGGGTTTAGAATATCCTTTATTCATTAAAAACAATTATGCAAAAACAGAAAATCGGTTTGAAGGATTGCTGAACGTGCTTTTTTATGGAATCATAGCGAGGTAA